A stretch of Chitinophagaceae bacterium DNA encodes these proteins:
- a CDS encoding tetratricopeptide repeat protein, with protein MNNQKQKNKKTPSATKTGRIDIQKKDPIPKTPPHPALKYGIWVIISISVALYIQTFWYKYVHFDDTLFLLDNKSYFTDISNLWVGFKQSAGLEYYRPILFGSFVIDFQMGNTDPMIYHISNVFYHTVACVCLFYFLQILGYEKWQVLFTTLVFTVHPLFVQAVAWIPGRNDSILAIFTILSFIYFLRFLKQDSPKTLSYFLHIFFYAASLFAKETGMGVPIVCFFYLVCIFSTEHTKNKKNTYVLLAVGWFITTCIWFLIRKKALDFTASLGVTPFAEIEYSVKTVLYNLPFLMEAVAKFFIPYHLSVFPAFSFQITFLGIIITILLIAVVIILKPRIPFIIWASGWWFLFLIPSIMFRFQTAYTSDYLEHRVYLPAIGGIIFINEIVKRISENNFVPYFRIHTKKIGIAVICIFSLITFFHIQNFQNEDTFWYNACVTHPDDAINWKTLGENYFNKKNYAEAEKAFMQSVKINPNDFEVMFRLAEVSDNLQKTESAKYFYKKVIALPVPSKQTLWIAYSNLGTLFEKLSQNDSARFYYKHFISLYPEIWEATYTLALSFQKENVLDSAIHYYKKVLKIQPHQKNVLANIAETFQKIDQFEEAKKFYYKNLQIEPNSFKALYGLAGIYDKAKQYDSAIYFYSKTIDAYPQNWEAPLNFGVMYYTMGNIQEAEKQWLKVTEIVPSNTIAYTNLLVLYASTNRITEGKKMLQTLKSLGTDMSANFPQLQ; from the coding sequence ATGAATAACCAAAAACAAAAAAACAAAAAAACACCTTCAGCCACCAAAACAGGAAGGATTGATATACAAAAGAAGGACCCTATACCAAAAACACCACCGCATCCCGCTCTAAAATACGGAATATGGGTAATTATATCCATCTCAGTAGCATTATATATACAAACTTTTTGGTATAAATATGTCCATTTTGATGATACTTTATTTCTCTTAGACAATAAAAGCTATTTTACAGATATAAGTAATTTGTGGGTAGGTTTTAAGCAATCCGCAGGATTAGAATATTATCGTCCTATTTTGTTTGGAAGTTTTGTAATTGATTTTCAAATGGGAAATACAGACCCTATGATATACCATATTTCTAATGTATTTTATCATACGGTCGCTTGTGTTTGCCTTTTTTATTTTTTACAGATTTTAGGATATGAAAAATGGCAGGTTCTTTTTACTACTCTTGTATTTACGGTACATCCTTTGTTTGTGCAAGCAGTTGCTTGGATTCCAGGAAGAAATGATAGCATTCTTGCTATTTTTACTATACTTTCTTTTATTTATTTTCTCCGGTTTTTAAAACAAGATTCTCCAAAAACCCTCTCTTATTTTCTCCATATATTTTTTTATGCCGCAAGTTTATTTGCAAAAGAAACAGGGATGGGTGTTCCTATCGTCTGTTTTTTCTACTTAGTATGTATATTTTCAACAGAGCATACAAAAAACAAAAAAAATACATACGTTTTGTTGGCAGTAGGTTGGTTTATAACCACATGTATATGGTTTCTTATTCGTAAAAAAGCATTAGATTTTACTGCTTCTTTGGGAGTCACTCCTTTTGCAGAAATAGAATATAGTGTAAAAACAGTTCTCTATAATCTTCCTTTTTTGATGGAAGCAGTAGCAAAATTTTTTATTCCTTACCATCTATCTGTTTTTCCCGCTTTCTCTTTTCAGATTACTTTTTTGGGAATTATCATAACTATTCTATTAATAGCAGTAGTCATTATTCTCAAGCCCCGGATCCCTTTTATTATATGGGCATCAGGATGGTGGTTTTTGTTTTTGATCCCATCTATAATGTTTCGTTTTCAGACCGCTTATACATCAGATTATTTAGAACATAGAGTTTATCTGCCTGCAATAGGAGGTATTATATTTATAAATGAAATAGTAAAAAGAATTTCCGAAAACAATTTTGTCCCGTATTTTAGAATACATACCAAAAAAATAGGTATAGCTGTTATTTGTATCTTTTCTCTCATTACTTTCTTTCATATTCAAAATTTTCAAAACGAAGATACTTTTTGGTACAACGCATGTGTCACACATCCCGATGATGCCATCAATTGGAAAACACTTGGAGAAAATTATTTTAATAAAAAAAATTATGCAGAAGCTGAAAAAGCATTTATGCAATCTGTAAAAATAAATCCAAATGATTTTGAGGTAATGTTTCGCCTTGCAGAAGTGTCCGATAATCTCCAAAAGACAGAGTCTGCAAAGTATTTCTATAAAAAAGTCATTGCATTACCCGTTCCTTCTAAACAAACCCTTTGGATTGCCTATTCCAACTTGGGAACTCTCTTTGAAAAATTATCGCAAAACGACAGTGCTCGTTTTTATTACAAACATTTTATATCTTTATATCCTGAAATATGGGAAGCTACTTATACTCTTGCTCTTTCTTTTCAAAAAGAAAATGTATTAGACAGTGCTATCCATTATTATAAAAAAGTATTAAAAATACAACCTCATCAAAAAAATGTACTTGCTAATATAGCAGAAACTTTTCAAAAAATAGATCAGTTTGAAGAAGCAAAAAAATTCTATTATAAAAACTTACAAATAGAACCAAATTCATTTAAAGCTCTTTATGGTCTTGCAGGTATCTATGATAAAGCAAAACAATATGACAGTGCCATCTATTTTTACTCTAAAACTATAGATGCGTACCCACAAAATTGGGAAGCCCCTTTAAATTTTGGGGTTATGTACTATACCATGGGAAATATACAAGAAGCAGAAAAACAATGGTTAAAAGTAACCGAAATAGTACCATCAAATACCATCGCATATACGAATCTTTTAGTTCTCTATGCTTCTACAAATAGAATAACCGAAGGAAAAAAAATGCTTCAAACATTGAAAAGTTTAGGAACAGATATGAGTGCAAACTTCCCACAACTTCAATAA
- a CDS encoding SUMF1/EgtB/PvdO family nonheme iron enzyme, whose amino-acid sequence MIIKAIFLKNRALFTLLLVFLLQSCGGSKKSSDNSRGELIGAAKRKSWKMTIPFGMVNIPPGTFHMGQGDEDVPYTQINFNKQITIGGFYMDETEITNNEYRQFVEDIKRQEEENTSTETAEETETNVVEEFALEDILPDTMVWVRDFSYHWGDPIMRYYWFHPAYDDYPVVGVSWEKSQYFCKWRTKHLNKYRESLDQPVLPNFRLPSEAEWEYAARGGRDMAKYPWGNPYIRNTRGCMLANFKPGRGNYYDDGYAYTCPVGAFFANDFGLYEMSGNVAEWCQDAYNPSSVPLVWDLNPVYYNDNEKRKIVRGGSWKDIAYYCETGTRSFDYKDSARSSIGFRCAMTHLGRSSGSEF is encoded by the coding sequence ATGATAATAAAAGCAATTTTTTTAAAAAACAGAGCGTTATTCACACTACTATTAGTATTTTTACTTCAATCTTGTGGGGGTTCTAAAAAATCATCTGATAATAGTAGAGGTGAACTTATTGGAGCAGCTAAAAGAAAATCATGGAAAATGACTATCCCATTTGGTATGGTAAATATTCCACCCGGTACTTTTCATATGGGGCAAGGGGATGAAGATGTCCCTTATACTCAGATTAATTTTAATAAACAAATTACTATTGGTGGTTTCTATATGGATGAAACAGAAATAACTAACAATGAGTATAGACAATTTGTAGAAGACATAAAAAGACAAGAAGAAGAAAACACATCAACAGAAACAGCTGAGGAAACAGAAACAAATGTTGTAGAAGAATTTGCATTAGAAGATATTCTTCCTGATACCATGGTATGGGTGAGAGATTTTTCATATCATTGGGGAGATCCTATTATGAGATATTATTGGTTTCATCCTGCTTATGACGATTATCCAGTTGTTGGTGTGAGTTGGGAAAAAAGTCAATACTTTTGTAAATGGAGAACGAAACATTTAAATAAATACAGAGAATCCTTAGACCAACCCGTATTACCCAATTTTAGACTTCCATCAGAAGCAGAATGGGAATATGCAGCAAGAGGAGGAAGAGACATGGCAAAATATCCTTGGGGAAATCCTTATATAAGAAACACAAGAGGATGTATGTTAGCTAATTTTAAACCGGGAAGGGGAAATTACTATGATGATGGTTACGCTTATACATGCCCAGTAGGAGCTTTTTTTGCAAATGATTTTGGATTGTACGAAATGTCTGGAAATGTCGCCGAATGGTGTCAAGACGCTTATAACCCATCATCCGTACCTCTCGTATGGGATTTAAATCCTGTATATTATAATGATAATGAAAAAAGAAAAATCGTTAGAGGAGGATCATGGAAAGATATAGCATACTATTGCGAAACAGGAACCAGATCTTTTGACTACAAAGATTCAGCACGATCTAGTATAGGATTTAGGTGTGCTATGACACATTTAGGAAGATCTTCAGGATCTGAATTTTAA
- a CDS encoding DNA-3-methyladenine glycosylase has protein sequence MHKLTKKFYLNGDVVDIARSLIGKILFTNIGNERTAGRIIETEAYRGYDDMACHACRFGKTQRNEAMFYEGGICYVYLCYGIHHLFNIVTNTENKADAVLIRSIVPIIGIDIMEKRVHNNKKLPLKTNGPGKLTKALGINTSFNTYSLLENIIWIEEDNFFIDGGQIVATERIGVEYAGKHARYKWRFLLNAQEEK, from the coding sequence ATGCATAAACTCACAAAAAAATTTTATTTGAACGGAGATGTTGTTGATATAGCTCGCTCTCTTATTGGTAAAATCCTATTTACAAATATAGGGAATGAACGAACAGCCGGAAGAATAATAGAAACAGAAGCATATAGAGGATATGATGATATGGCTTGCCACGCATGCAGATTCGGGAAAACACAAAGAAATGAAGCAATGTTTTATGAAGGGGGTATTTGTTATGTATATCTCTGCTATGGAATACATCATCTTTTTAATATCGTCACAAATACAGAAAATAAAGCAGATGCTGTTCTCATAAGATCAATAGTCCCAATCATAGGAATAGATATAATGGAAAAAAGAGTACATAATAATAAAAAACTACCACTAAAAACAAACGGACCAGGAAAACTAACCAAAGCACTTGGCATCAATACTTCATTTAATACATATTCTCTTTTAGAAAATATTATATGGATAGAAGAAGATAATTTTTTTATTGATGGAGGACAGATAGTTGCTACAGAAAGAATCGGTGTAGAGTATGCAGGCAAGCATGCAAGGTATAAATGGAGATTTTTGCTGAACGCTCAAGAAGAGAAATAA
- a CDS encoding PorP/SprF family type IX secretion system membrane protein, which yields MKKNISFSLFINCGLLTLSTNAQEIPQFTQFFYNKSYYNPSMLAMEESASIGIFYRTQWTGYSTFSNGTSGAPYSQQFFFIQPIISNKLISGINITSEQIGASNNIYSQLNLSYNIHIKNNKLAFGISPILQIQGINYEQLKPNEKNDPLLINRSNNEFYYRPDINIGIMFENPIFYAGASIQNVLATPFKYFIDNNSTFIIYNFILGTSKNITKSIQIEPIVFIKSNLYVTTFTIGISQIYNKKIEIGVYYKNQESIIGNIAMYFLKNNTLRISYGIDVTINNTSAKSPTSHEIHIRYAFLSYKNSKDGTKKIIRTPRFRY from the coding sequence ATGAAAAAAAATATTTCATTCTCTTTATTTATAAATTGTGGTTTATTAACACTCTCTACAAATGCTCAAGAAATACCACAATTTACACAGTTTTTTTATAATAAAAGCTACTATAATCCGTCCATGCTTGCCATGGAAGAATCTGCAAGTATTGGTATATTCTATAGAACCCAATGGACAGGATATTCTACATTTAGTAACGGAACATCAGGAGCACCGTACTCACAACAATTTTTTTTCATCCAACCCATTATTTCTAATAAACTTATAAGCGGAATAAACATTACATCCGAACAAATTGGTGCCAGTAATAATATATACTCTCAATTAAATCTTTCTTATAACATACATATTAAAAATAATAAACTAGCATTTGGTATATCACCAATACTCCAAATACAAGGAATCAACTACGAACAATTAAAACCTAATGAAAAAAATGACCCGCTCCTCATAAATAGATCTAACAACGAATTTTATTATAGACCAGATATAAACATAGGTATAATGTTTGAAAACCCTATATTTTATGCAGGTGCCTCCATACAAAATGTACTTGCCACACCATTTAAATATTTTATAGATAATAATTCTACGTTCATTATATATAATTTTATTTTAGGAACTTCTAAAAATATAACCAAATCAATACAAATAGAACCCATAGTATTCATAAAAAGTAACCTGTACGTTACAACTTTTACGATAGGTATAAGTCAAATCTACAATAAAAAAATAGAAATAGGAGTATACTATAAAAATCAAGAATCTATCATAGGAAACATAGCAATGTATTTTCTGAAAAATAATACACTAAGAATAAGCTACGGAATAGATGTTACCATCAATAATACATCCGCAAAATCACCCACTTCACATGAAATTCATATCAGATATGCATTTCTATCCTATAAAAACTCAAAAGACGGAACAAAAAAAATAATCAGAACCCCAAGATTTAGATACTAG
- the gldN gene encoding gliding motility protein GldN — MKKILCNCLLFCVIIVYIPCYGQERESNGYNPNSIAPIHESQQMFKKTLWFRIDLQEKQNLPFYAYNSELPKLIIESVKSGFLVAYEANDSLNRRMTKERFLEGLKLPVLTSSTEPEDTQNGFGDKNSNESSISNEYLYKDFSIIELKEDLIFDKNRSRMYHDLISITVVLPYKVTGTFEKPLATFKYKDLEKLFREQPSKSLWFNPKNDSEKRNFADAFALRLFSATLIKYSNPKNEFIRDIYTKSPKDAIYAAQDIEYELLEFESNLWEY; from the coding sequence ATGAAAAAAATATTGTGTAACTGCTTATTATTTTGTGTAATAATAGTATATATTCCTTGTTATGGTCAAGAAAGAGAATCTAATGGATATAATCCTAATTCTATTGCTCCCATACACGAATCTCAACAAATGTTTAAAAAAACCCTCTGGTTTAGAATAGATCTTCAGGAGAAACAAAACCTTCCTTTTTATGCATATAACTCAGAATTACCTAAATTGATTATAGAATCAGTAAAATCAGGTTTTTTAGTAGCTTATGAAGCAAATGATTCGTTAAATAGACGTATGACAAAAGAAAGATTTTTAGAGGGATTAAAACTTCCTGTGCTTACCTCATCTACCGAACCTGAAGATACTCAAAATGGATTTGGAGATAAAAACTCAAATGAATCTTCTATTTCAAATGAATATCTATATAAAGATTTTTCTATAATAGAGTTAAAAGAAGACCTTATTTTTGATAAAAATAGATCACGAATGTACCATGACCTTATATCTATTACTGTCGTTTTACCATATAAAGTAACAGGCACTTTCGAAAAACCATTAGCTACTTTCAAATATAAAGATTTAGAAAAATTATTTAGAGAACAACCGAGTAAATCACTTTGGTTTAATCCTAAAAACGATTCAGAAAAAAGAAACTTTGCAGACGCTTTTGCTCTTAGATTATTTAGTGCTACTCTTATAAAATATTCAAATCCTAAAAATGAATTTATTAGAGATATTTATACTAAATCTCCTAAAGATGCTATATATGCTGCGCAAGATATAGAATATGAATTATTAGAATTTGAATCAAATCTTTGGGAGTACTAA
- the gldL gene encoding gliding motility protein GldL, producing the protein MSSKKGGFVNLLYSTIMPKVYGLGATVVILGAMFKILHLPGSGFMLGLGLGVEAGIFFLSAFEPKKHEVDWSKIYPELGENYEDMGIKTTHHHKNTNITKELDKVLGEKIPNELVDSLGKGMKTLADSARQLAGMSNAATATSEYAIQAKEASSVLKLITHEYKATAESIIQYSEVSKEAQEYQKQVLTATKNLNALNTVYEMELKDTNTHLKSMNNFYTNVGQSMENIFQAGKDTEQFRTELSKLTNNISQLNKVYGSMLSAMKN; encoded by the coding sequence ATGTCAAGTAAAAAAGGAGGTTTTGTAAATTTATTGTATTCTACTATAATGCCTAAAGTTTATGGGTTAGGTGCTACAGTTGTTATATTGGGTGCTATGTTTAAAATACTACATCTACCGGGTTCTGGATTTATGTTAGGACTTGGTTTAGGAGTAGAAGCAGGTATATTTTTCTTAAGTGCTTTTGAACCAAAAAAACATGAAGTTGATTGGTCAAAAATATATCCTGAATTAGGAGAAAATTATGAAGATATGGGTATAAAAACTACACATCACCATAAAAATACAAATATAACAAAAGAGTTGGATAAAGTTTTAGGAGAAAAAATACCTAATGAATTAGTGGATAGTTTAGGAAAAGGTATGAAAACATTAGCGGATTCAGCAAGGCAACTTGCCGGAATGTCTAATGCTGCAACAGCAACCAGTGAATATGCTATCCAAGCTAAAGAAGCTTCTTCTGTTCTTAAACTTATAACTCATGAATACAAAGCTACCGCAGAATCTATCATCCAATACTCTGAAGTGTCAAAAGAAGCTCAAGAATATCAAAAACAAGTACTAACCGCTACAAAAAATTTGAATGCTCTCAACACAGTATATGAAATGGAACTAAAAGATACAAATACTCATCTTAAATCCATGAATAATTTTTATACAAACGTGGGTCAATCAATGGAAAATATATTCCAAGCAGGTAAAGATACAGAACAATTTAGAACAGAGCTGTCAAAACTTACAAATAATATATCTCAGCTTAATAAAGTATACGGAAGTATGCTTTCCGCTATGAAAAATTAA
- the gldM gene encoding gliding motility protein GldM — protein sequence MAGGQTPRDKMIGMMYLVLTALLALNVSTSVLKKFVLISKSLDQAVTQKKELIDNTVLRIEDVVKKTGNRKNDVETLNKAKQVKEEGDKVLTILENYKKQFIAETDGIDEYGQYKGEKDIDKAPEIMIQRGEGVKLQKILNEYSQFIREKVDPGNKKGIAKTIKNLALDGKNIEVFKHDEEQNTKDFSELNFGANTPMVGGLASLSQLQSDVTDIEIAALEELARQVGAEDIKFDKVIAMVKPESNIVAAGTKYAAELFLAASSSAISPKMKVNNSEIPVKDGFGHVEFLASSAGGNYNDQGLIEKYFDASIIIKLPDGRDSSITNKIKYFVSKPVIQIQSASVQALYRNCGNDLNVQVPALGIAYLPSFKVDGGEAISGAEKGFVTIIPNSIAKEVILTVYSNGNEVGKQSFKTKGIPSIEIKAVVDGKIVDSKNGIPQCPNSIKLTVIADESFKSFLPNDSRFRVNKAEITLVRSGRGVTPTQTVGESINTSQMRSQAKSGDIIVIEIKQVQRMNFKNQIEEFTKYERIVFVPIK from the coding sequence ATGGCAGGTGGACAAACCCCGCGAGATAAAATGATAGGTATGATGTACCTTGTATTAACAGCTCTTTTAGCTCTTAATGTCAGTACTTCGGTACTCAAAAAGTTTGTTCTTATAAGTAAAAGTTTAGACCAAGCAGTAACACAAAAAAAAGAACTGATAGATAACACTGTTTTAAGAATAGAAGATGTAGTAAAAAAAACAGGAAATAGAAAAAACGATGTAGAAACCCTAAATAAAGCAAAACAAGTAAAAGAAGAAGGTGATAAAGTCCTGACAATTCTAGAAAATTACAAAAAACAATTTATCGCAGAAACCGATGGAATAGACGAATATGGGCAATATAAAGGAGAAAAAGACATCGATAAAGCACCAGAAATAATGATTCAAAGAGGCGAAGGTGTTAAACTTCAAAAAATACTGAATGAGTATTCTCAGTTTATTAGAGAAAAAGTAGATCCCGGTAATAAAAAAGGTATCGCAAAAACAATAAAAAATTTGGCTCTAGATGGAAAAAACATAGAAGTATTTAAACATGATGAAGAACAAAACACTAAGGATTTTTCAGAGCTAAACTTTGGAGCTAATACTCCAATGGTAGGAGGACTAGCATCATTAAGTCAACTCCAATCGGATGTAACCGACATAGAAATAGCAGCTTTAGAAGAATTAGCACGACAAGTAGGTGCAGAAGATATAAAATTTGACAAAGTAATTGCTATGGTAAAACCTGAATCAAACATTGTAGCTGCAGGAACAAAATATGCCGCTGAATTGTTTTTAGCAGCGTCATCATCAGCTATTAGTCCGAAAATGAAAGTAAATAATTCTGAAATTCCTGTAAAAGATGGATTTGGTCACGTAGAATTTTTGGCAAGCTCAGCCGGAGGAAACTATAATGATCAAGGATTAATAGAAAAATACTTTGATGCTTCCATAATCATAAAACTTCCTGATGGAAGAGACTCAAGTATTACGAATAAAATTAAATATTTTGTGTCCAAACCCGTTATACAAATCCAATCCGCTTCGGTACAAGCACTCTATAGAAACTGTGGAAATGATCTCAATGTTCAAGTCCCTGCTTTAGGAATTGCCTATCTCCCCAGTTTTAAAGTAGATGGAGGAGAAGCTATTTCAGGGGCAGAAAAAGGATTTGTGACTATAATTCCTAATTCTATTGCAAAAGAAGTAATACTTACCGTATATAGTAATGGAAATGAAGTAGGAAAACAATCATTTAAAACAAAAGGAATCCCATCAATAGAAATAAAAGCTGTTGTAGATGGGAAAATAGTAGATTCTAAAAACGGAATCCCACAATGCCCAAATTCTATAAAGTTAACTGTAATAGCTGATGAATCATTCAAATCATTTTTACCAAATGATAGTAGATTTAGAGTCAATAAAGCAGAAATAACCCTTGTAAGATCCGGCAGAGGAGTAACCCCTACTCAAACAGTTGGAGAATCTATAAATACTTCACAGATGAGATCACAAGCAAAATCTGGTGATATTATTGTTATAGAAATAAAACAAGTTCAGAGAATGAATTTTAAAAATCAAATAGAAGAATTTACAAAATACGAAAGAATCGTCTTTGTTCCAATTAAATAA